In Mycolicibacterium gadium, the genomic window TGCACCGGGCGGGCGAGTGCGTTGTTGCGCCGCAGCAACGCATTGTGCAACTCGGTCAGGAGCACCAGGCAGACGGGAAAGCCGATGGCAACCGCGACGGCCCAGTAAAACCATCCCGAATCGAAGATGCTGCTCATTGGTACGCCAGCCGCCAGACGGGTTGTTCTTCACCATCGACGGTGATCACACCCGCGGACTCGAAATTGCGGCTGTCGCGCATCGTGTCATAGACCGCCGAGGTGACGTATACGCCGGGTTGTGGCGAGCCGCTCTGCACCTGATAGGCGAGGTTCACTGCCGACCCCCACATGTCGTAGGCGAGCGTGGACCGCGCCACCAGGCCGCTGGTGACCGTTCCAGTGTCGATGCCGGCGCGCAGGCTGAGGTCGTGTCCGGTCTCGGCGTTGAATCTTTCGATGATGCGTTGCATTTCGATCGCAAAATCGACTGTGCGCCTGACATTGTCGAGTCGGGGCACACTGAGCCCGCAACTGGCAAGGTAACCGTTGTGCAGAGTGCGTACCTGCTCGACACCGAGATTCTCTGCCGCGGCGTCGAATTGGCGTGTCAGCTTGTTGACGATCCGGAGGAGCTCGTCGGAGTTCAGATCAAACGACAGGGCGTCGAGCCCGACGACGTCGGCGAAGATCACCGTGACGTCCTGGTGGTCCTGGGCGATGGTTTCCTCGCCCTCCCGGTAGCGCTGTACGACCGGCTCGGGCATGAGCGACAGCATCAGCCGGTCGTTCTCCCGGCGTTGCTCGGCGAGCAGATCCTCCTTGATGGCCAGATTGCGGCTCATGTCGTTGAAGGCGACGGTGAGATCACCGAACTCGTCGCGCGAATACACGGGGAGGTTGATGTGGTAGTCGCCCGAACTGATCTTCTGGGCGCCGGTTTCGAGCCGGCGGATGGGTCGCACGAACAATCGCGCGAGCAGCATCGCGGCAAGACAGACGACGAAGATGATCACGACCGTCGACAGCACGAGCGTGCGGGTGAACGTGGACACCGGGGCGAACGCCTCAGATGTGTCGATCTTGGCGATCACGTTCCACCGCAGACCCTCGATGCCCGCGGGGGCGTACGCCTGTAACGTCTCATGCCCCAGATAATCCTCGGCGATCAACGTGCCCGACTGTCCGCGCAGCGCGAGTTTGGTGGCGTCGGTGGGCACCGGCTGGATCAGTGTGGTGCCGCCGCGGTCGATCGCCTCCTGGGCGATGTCCGGTGGCGTGCCCGCCTCGACGACGTCGCTCTTGTACGCTTCGGGGTCCTCGAGGAACAGCCGCGAATCAGACCGCATCAAGTCGTCGTCGCCGACGATGAACGTCTCGCCCGTCTTGCCCATCCCGAACTCTTGCCACTTGCGGTCCATCGTCATCAGGCGGTTGATCTTGGAGATCGGGAACTGCAGGGCCAGCACCCCGTCTACCCGGCCCCGAGGGCCGACCGGCGACAGGAACCACGCGGTCGGCTCGTCAGCCGGTTCGTACTCACCGAAGTCGGTCAGGCCGACGTAGTCGACGGCATTCGAATCGAGCGCCGCCTGGTAGGCCGTGGCCAGCGGGCCTCCCTTGAAGGGGCCGCTGAAGATGTTGGTGCCCAGATCGACGCCCTTGTAGGCGGTGTAGACGACGTTTCCCCGGGTGTCGAACAGCAACGCGTCCTCGAACTCGAACCGCGTGACGATCTCCCGGTAGAAGTCGTTGTAGCGGGCGTTCGCCGCCGACCATGCACTCCCGTCGCCGGCGTCGTCGAACGCGATCGCCTTGTCCCAGTCCGAGAACGGTGCGGTGTAGTACGCCTGGAGGTAGCGCTGCGCGTTCGTGTCGGGTAGCACCGCGCCGATGTCGATCTCCTCGCCGGCCTTCTTCTTCGTCGGTGCGAATTGGTTGGTGTAGTAGTCGACGATGGACTGCTGTTGGGCCGGGCTGATGTTCGCGGCATTGAGTTGATCGAACCCGGCCGTGAAGGCTTGGATGGCCTGCGTCGACGTGGCTCCCCGCGAGTAGACGACGAGGGAGTCCTTCAGGTCGCTGATGCCCGCGCGCAGCTGGCGGCTCTGTGACTGGCGGATCTCGGTGAGGCGGTCGAACACCGACTCGCGCAGCGACGACCTACCCGATTGGTATCCGATCGCACCGACCACCGCCGCCGACAGGACGCTGGTGATGAGAAGCATCATCAAGAGCTTGGACTGAATGCTGACCCTCGACGCGACGGGTAGCCGCAGCGTTCTGGTCTTCTTGACCGGCTCAGTCGGAGTGGACGATTCCGGATCGATCGATGTCGTCATTGAACCGACGACACTATCCTGCAAAACTTGCAAAAGAGGGGGCTGTAGGCAAATTGTCGTCATCCAACCGGGCCGATCCGTTCGATCTGCAGCGCTTCGTCGAGGCCCAGCATCGTGCATACGCAACCGCGCTGACCGAGCTTCGTGCGGGCCGTAAACGCAGCCACTGGATCTGGTTCGTGTTCCCTCAGATCCAGGGTCTGGGAAGCAGTCCGACAGCAATCCGTTACGCCATCACCTCGCTGGCCGAGGCAAAGGCTTATCTCGACCACGAGGTGCTCGGGCCTCGGTTGCGGGAGTGCTCGCGGATCGTCGCCGGCGTCGAGGGCGCCTCGGCCGAGGACATCTTCGGCTGGCCCGACAACATGAAGGTGCGGTCGTCAATGACGTTGTTCGCCCGAGCCGCCGAGTCCGCCGAAGTGCAAGCCGACTTTCGCGCCGTGCTGGATCGGCTCTACGGCGGTGTGGAGGATGAGCTCACGGTCCAGCAGCTGGCGAGATGATCAGCCAGCCGTGCGGCTGCACCTCCACTCGAGATACGACGTCCTGTGGTGGTGCCCCCGACCCGGCGAGAATGATGCCATGGTCGAAGCCCAGCTGCGGCAGCGAGACGGACAGCGGCTCGTCGCCGATATTGAGC contains:
- a CDS encoding adenylate/guanylate cyclase domain-containing protein: MTTSIDPESSTPTEPVKKTRTLRLPVASRVSIQSKLLMMLLITSVLSAAVVGAIGYQSGRSSLRESVFDRLTEIRQSQSRQLRAGISDLKDSLVVYSRGATSTQAIQAFTAGFDQLNAANISPAQQQSIVDYYTNQFAPTKKKAGEEIDIGAVLPDTNAQRYLQAYYTAPFSDWDKAIAFDDAGDGSAWSAANARYNDFYREIVTRFEFEDALLFDTRGNVVYTAYKGVDLGTNIFSGPFKGGPLATAYQAALDSNAVDYVGLTDFGEYEPADEPTAWFLSPVGPRGRVDGVLALQFPISKINRLMTMDRKWQEFGMGKTGETFIVGDDDLMRSDSRLFLEDPEAYKSDVVEAGTPPDIAQEAIDRGGTTLIQPVPTDATKLALRGQSGTLIAEDYLGHETLQAYAPAGIEGLRWNVIAKIDTSEAFAPVSTFTRTLVLSTVVIIFVVCLAAMLLARLFVRPIRRLETGAQKISSGDYHINLPVYSRDEFGDLTVAFNDMSRNLAIKEDLLAEQRRENDRLMLSLMPEPVVQRYREGEETIAQDHQDVTVIFADVVGLDALSFDLNSDELLRIVNKLTRQFDAAAENLGVEQVRTLHNGYLASCGLSVPRLDNVRRTVDFAIEMQRIIERFNAETGHDLSLRAGIDTGTVTSGLVARSTLAYDMWGSAVNLAYQVQSGSPQPGVYVTSAVYDTMRDSRNFESAGVITVDGEEQPVWRLAYQ
- a CDS encoding DUF1810 domain-containing protein; this translates as MSSSNRADPFDLQRFVEAQHRAYATALTELRAGRKRSHWIWFVFPQIQGLGSSPTAIRYAITSLAEAKAYLDHEVLGPRLRECSRIVAGVEGASAEDIFGWPDNMKVRSSMTLFARAAESAEVQADFRAVLDRLYGGVEDELTVQQLAR